The nucleotide window GGAGCACGGCGGCGGAGGCGCCGGCGGCCGCCATCGTGACGAAGGCGGCGGCGAGCAGAGTGGAGGCCGGACGGATGCGCTGGTGGCTCATGCGCAGCGGATAGGCGGCCCGGGGCCCGGCTGTCAAACCGCGGGCCGTCGAGCTCTACCGCGACTGACGCCCCCTCTACTCGTAGCGGAGCGCGGCGATCGGATCCAGGCGGGCCGCCCGACGCGCCGGGTAGAAGCCGAAGAAGATGCCGATGGCACCCGCGACCAGGAAGGCGCCCGCGGCCGCCGGCGCGGAGAGGAGTGTCGGCCACTGCGCGAGGTACGCGATCAGCCGCGTCGCGGCGAAGCCGAGGACGATGCCGACCGCGCCACCCACCAGGCTGAGCGCCGTCGCCTCGACCAGGAACTGGAGCAGGATGTGCCCGGTCCGCGCCCCCACCGCGAGCCGGACGCCGATCTCGCGCGTGCGCTCGGTCACCGACACCAGCATGATGTTCATGATGCCGATGCCACCCACGAGGAGCGATACGGAGGCGACGCTGAGGAGCAGGTTCATCATCACGGCGCTCGCGTTCTTCGAGGCCTCGGCGATCTCGTTGAGATCGCGGACGGTGAAGTCGTCGTCCTGGCCCTGCGGGATGCGATGGCGCTCGTGGAGGAGCGCGCGGATCTGCGGCTCGAC belongs to Deltaproteobacteria bacterium and includes:
- a CDS encoding FtsX-like permease family protein, which codes for GSQNWATPAQGVPPSYLSVREWPLSAGRFFDHRDDAGANPVAVLGQTVVDQLFTPGEDPLGATIRVKNVPFEVIGVLARKGQTAWGQDQDDVVLIPFLTAERRVLGTQILGTVDMIVAAAATADVLPEVEPQIRALLHERHRIPQGQDDDFTVRDLNEIAEASKNASAVMMNLLLSVASVSLLVGGIGIMNIMLVSVTERTREIGVRLAVGARTGHILLQFLVEATALSLVGGAVGIVLGFAATRLIAYLAQWPTLLSAPAAAGAFLVAGAIGIFFGFYPARRAARLDPIAALRYE